The following proteins come from a genomic window of Anopheles ziemanni chromosome 3, idAnoZiCoDA_A2_x.2, whole genome shotgun sequence:
- the LOC131289413 gene encoding vitellogenin-A1-like — protein sequence MIAKLLLLTLVGACTAYQYSYEYEFPSSRPFNQTGFEFGAWEPNREYVYNVTTKTMTALPDLEDYWTGIVTHGYLVVRPKDHNYVVAYIDRPTYATFNEYLPRGYRTELSHFNLKWQPMPFSSKPFGIYYHKGAVKGFYVEKTVPNHEVNMLKAWVSQLQLDTQGAYVIKSEFNQFPENNTLTGVFKTMEPSVTGECETLYDVNAIPEYFLQSHKEWVPQPQYLEEDQHVFHVVKSRNFDHCEQRMGYHFGFSGFSDFKPNGNQMGNIMSKSEVTQMYLTGNWYNYTFQSVSTVNKIVVSPSLVNSQKAMVYAQVNMTLNDIKPYDKFPEGPADDRQVFVDLVYSYNMAHDKKNFVRPANETDDSSDSDSSSSSDSSSSSSSSSSSEEEENKKISPAEQYKKYVDNTERRGNRNRRDLNAYKEKQYYESYKRDQYRLRKHNDTSSDSSSSDDSSSSSSSSSSSSESDEQDFYGSSSSSESDSLSSSEEFYQPISQNLKEAPSAPLLPYFTGYKGYSVQYAHNVDAARHVYKLAYEIAEELQEISQVPKSNTLNKFTILARVLRTMNYQDIYDVCQKLFVSQKEREEGSNHSASFAKKCDAWNTFRDALAQAGTPPAFKVIKELIEEKKLRGDEAASVIATLPKTIRYPTETVMHEYFLLVTSNAVQHQEYLNTTAMISYCDFLNRAQVNNRSAYNYYPVHSFGRLADADYKIVAHKVVPWFSHQLREAVKAGDSVKVQVYIRCLGHLGHPEILNVFEPYLEGKIPVTHFQRLAFVVALDRLVENYPRLARSVLFKLYQNTGDAHEVRCAAVYLLIRTKPPVYMLQRMAEQTHYDPSTHVRAAVKTALESASEADEFDDDMEFSQNAQAAIKHLNPRDFSLQYSGTYLRDFAFQELELSYRMYFSQIASDDHYIPSGFFFHLRKNLGGLKRFSTFYYLVSSMETFFDLLDKQYDTYHKHQDFKSSDYYYKYYKQYPNLFKDYFSQYSKNHKYQNDYYEQFGNKNQEEFQKWSTTRIAKLLNIDPEEAEELEGQFMFQIFNGERFFAFNNQTVEQFPSLVKKYFEDFEDGFAYNVTKFYQQQAVTMAFPLATGLPFTYTLKTPTMFKFEFEATATTHPSIYKSPAGFPEKEYDDFVYMPRWFNGSADVNCAYSRLVDAKVGFVTPFDHQRYVAGYQKKFQGYLPFSFDFGFDFENNDFEFNVQPLEPKKDVLLFHLSSWPYTGYKDITDLRPMAEQPSVRILHDREQTTKSFEQSFGHAMTGVSLRFQAKYDKDFIDYAYLMKHIEQHDYWSALVYPFASETYHYHQLNLYYDAQRTTVQNVKFVLQHKQADYDQDFQTAEVKHPKGRHGYSGYYNEFNYAQPFVYYAGSQRRQEQFMRNAGAGIRNSDVDVFDFGIVFEGKQQKAEFVFTTAYADSPVDEKERFLAFFSFSPYVSSSNFFSFFPFSGKQFQMCFSATNEYPNMPKLNFLNALNLDKIGSMNWELSYGEKCQGGSHVSMKGKLYQSEPYRHFLRISEVGQACKQQMDKGYFQLPACQNATRQAGYFDQYSFNFEYKDVSDYAKNMTYQFFDYARYFTFPYWSEDYFFQGKHNQFQIDFQLAPYFDYYNASFYGADRSFAIQNYPIENEYARYFFSFHPDFDFSERMFTYAYRGNYHPSCVVSNKFVNTFDGKTYDYELGSCWHVVLHTVKPDYYFYAQDSHFMNSDYEYNWKNGFGEDEQITILARHGEDHQLYLKAILGQYKQNDYNIDIIPHGHDLPMVYINGKPQQIHEKYAVEMYTNDDGGDQPLIRVYALPGNEVEISFRDDDIKIVFDGYRARFFADQSYFNNFVGLCGTNNGEGEDDFITPDQCVMRKPEYFAASYAITGMNCSGPAQAFYTEYHQKAQEHCVKPQYFYGNVISEQEAGRSRYSYYYKDFDLSDSSSSESDESDSSSSSSSSSSSSSSEEDKEDNREHFFEKQQYTEKECPVKHQAQYVEQGDKICFTSRPLPTCASQCKAAEKVPKYVDVHCRDATDSVAQLFKNQIRKGVNPDMSSKSVTKTVKFYLPKKCVHVY from the exons ATGATTGCGAAGTTACTTCTCCTCACGCTTG TGGGGGCGTGTACGGCGTACCAATACTCTTACGAGTATGAGTTCCCGTCCTCCCGTCCGTTCAACCAAACCGGCTTCGAGTTCGGAGCCTGGGAGCCGAACCGGGAGTACGTGTACAACGTCACGACGAAGACCATGACGGCCCTGCCCGATCTGGAGGACTACTGGACCGGAATCGTGACGCACGGTTACCTCGTGGTTCGTCCGAAGGATCACAACTACGTGGTTGCCTACATCGACCGTCCGACGTACGCCACGTTCAACGAGTATCTGCCCCGCGGATACCGTACTGAACTGTCGCACTTCAACCTGAAGTGGCAGCCCATGCCCTTCAGCTCGAAGCCGTTCGGCATCTACTACCACAAGGGAGCCGTCAAGGGCTTCTACGTGGAGAAGACGGTGCCCAACCATGAAGTGAACATGCTGAAGGCCTGGGTTAGCCAGCTGCAGCTGGACACGCAGGGCGCCTACGTGATCAAGTCGGAGTTCAACCAGTTCCCGGAGAACAACACCCTCACCGGAGTGTTCAAGACCATGGAGCCCTCGGTGACCGGAGAATGTGAAACCCTGTACGACGTCAACGCCATCCCGGAATACTTCCTGCAGTCGCACAAGGAATGGGTTCCCCAGCCCCAGTACCTCGAGGAGGACCAGCACGTCTTCCACGTCGTCAAGTCCCGCAACTTCGACCACTGCGAACAGCGCATGGGCTACCACTTCGGCTTCAGCGGCTTCAGCGACTTCAAGCCCAACGGTAACCAGATGGGAAACATCATGAGCAAGTCTGAGGTGACGCAGATGTACCTTACTGGAAACTGGTACAACTACACCTTCCAGTCGGTGTCCACCGTCAACAAGATCGTCGTCAGCCCGTCTCTGGTCAACAGCCAGAAGGCCATGGTCTACGCCCAGGTCAACATGACCCTCAACGACATCAAGCCGTACGACAAGTTCCCCGAAGGCCCTGCTGATGATCGCCAGGTGTTCGTCGATCTTGTGTACAGCTACAACATGGCTCACGATAAGAAGAACTTTGTCCGCCCCGCCAACGAGACCGATGACTCTTCTGACTCCGACTCGTCCAGCTCCTCGGactccagctccagctccagctccagctccagctcggaGGAGGAAGAGAACAAGAAGATCAGCCCGGCTGAGCAGTACAAGAAGTACGTCGACAATACCGAGCGTCGTGGAAACCGCAACCGTCGTGATCTGAATGCCTACAAGGAGAAGCAGTACTACGAGTCGTACAAGCGCGACCAGTACCGTCTGCGCAAGCACAACGATACCTCGTCTGACTCGTCCAGCTCGGATGATTCCTCCAGCAGCTCTTCCAGCTCGTCCAGCTCTTCGGAGTCTGATGAGCAGGATTTCTACGgaagctcctcgtcgtcggaGTCTGACTCTCTGAGCAGCAGCGAAGAGTTCTACCAGCCCATCTCGCAAAACCTGAAGGAGGCCCCGTCGGCTCCCCTGCTGCCGTACTTCACCGGCTACAAGGGATACAGCGTTCAGTATGCCCACAACGTCGATGCCGCTCGCCATGTCTACAAGCTCGCCTACGAAATCGCCGAGGAACTGCAGGAAATCTCGCAGGTCCCGAAGTCCAACACCCTGAACAAGTTCACCATTCTGGCCCGCGTTCTGCGCACCATGAACTACCAGGACATCTACGATGTTTGCCAGAAGCTGTTCGTTTCCCAGAAGGAGCGTGAGGAAGGCAGCAACCACAGCGCGTCGTTCGCCAAGAAGTGCGATGCCTGGAACACCTTCCGTGATGCTCTTGCCCAGGCTGGAACCCCGCCCGCCTTCAAGGTCATCAAGGAGCTGATTGAGGAGAAGAAACTGCGTGGCGACGAAGCCGCCAGCGTGATCGCTACCCTGCCCAAGACCATCCGCTACCCGACCGAGACCGTCATGCACGAGTACTTCCTGTTGGTGACCTCCAACGCTGTCCAGCACCAGGAGTACCTGAACACCACCGCCATGATCTCGTACTGTGACTTCCTGAACCGCGCTCAGGTCAACAACCGTTCGGCCTACAACTACTACCCGGTGCACAGCTTCGGCCGCTTGGCTGATGCTGACTACAAGATCGTCGCCCACAAGGTCGTCCCGTGGTTCTCCCACCAGCTCCGTGAAGCCGTCAAGGCTGGCGACAGCGTGAAGGTGCAGGTGTACATCCGTTGTCTTGGACATCTGGGCCACCCAGAAATCCTGAACGTGTTCGAGCCGTACCTGGAGGGTAAGATCCCCGTGACCCACTTCCAGCGCCTGGCCTTCGTTGTCGCTCTCGACCGTCTAGTGGAGAACTACCCGCGCCTGGCTCGCTCTGTCCTGTTCAAGCTGTACCAGAACACCGGAGACGCTCACGAGGTTCGTTGCGCCGCCGTCTACCTGCTGATCCGCACCAAGCCCCCAGTGTACATGCTCCAGCGCATGGCTGAGCAGACGCACTACGACCCGAGCACCCACGTCCGCGCTGCCGTCAAGACCGCCCTTGAGAGCGCCTCTGAGGCCGATGAGTTCGATGATGATATGGAGTTCTCGCAGAACGCCCAGGCTGCCATCAAGCACCTGAACCCGCGTGACTTCAGCCTCCAGTACTCTGGAACCTACCTGCGTGACTTTGCCTTCCAGGAACTGGAGCTGTCCTACCGCATGTACTTCTCGCAGATCGCTTCTGATGACCACTACATCCCGAGCGGATTCTTCTTCCACCTGCGCAAGAACCTGGGTGGTCTGAAGCGTTTCTCGACCTTCTACTACCTCGTCTCGAGCATGGAAACCTTCTTCGACCTGCTGGACAAGCAGTACGATACCTACCACAAGCACCAGGACTTCAAGTCGAGCGACTACTACTACAAGTACTACAAGCAGTACCCGAACCTGTTCAAGGACTACTTCAGCCAGTACAGCAAGAACCACAAGTACCAGAACGACTACTACGAGCAGTTCGGAAACAAGAACCAGGAGGAGTTCCAGAAGTGGTCCACCACCCGCATTGCCAAGCTGCTGAACATCGACCCCGAGGAGGCTGAGGAGCTTGAGGGTCAGTTCATGTTCCAGATCTTCAACGGAGAGCGTTTCTTCGCCTTCAACAACCAGACCGTCGAGCAGTTCCCGAGCCTGGTGAAGAAGTACTTCGAAGATTTCGAGGATGGCTTCGCCTACAACGTCACCAAGTTCTACCAGCAGCAAGCCGTGACCATGGCCTTCCCGTTGGCCACCGGTCTGCCGTTCACCTACACCCTGAAGACCCCGACCATGTTCAAGTTTGAGTTCGaggccaccgccaccactcACCCGAGCATCTACAAGAGCCCGGCTGGATTCCCCGAGAAGGAATACGACGACTTCGTGTACATGCCGCGTTGGTTCAACGGATCCGCTGACGTGAACTGTGCCTACTCTCGCCTGGTCGATGCCAAGGTTGGCTTCGTCACGCCTTTCGATCACCAGCGCTACGTCGCCGGTTACCAGAAGAAGTTCCAGGGTTACCTGCCCTTCAGCTTCGACTTCGGCTTTGACTTCGAGAACAACGACTTTGAATTCAACGTGCAGCCGCTTGAGCCCAAGAAGGACGTTCTCCTGTTCCACCTGAGCTCGTGGCCGTACACCGGATACAAGGACATCACCGACCTGCGCCCGATGGCCGAGCAGCCGAGCGTGCGCATCCTGCACGATCGCGAGCAGACCACCAAGTCGTTCGAGCAGTCCTTCGGCCACGCCATGACTGGCGTGTCGCTCCGCTTCCAGGCTAAGTACGACAAGGACTTCATCGACTACGCCTACCTGATGAAGCACATCGAGCAGCACGACTACTGGTCCGCCCTGGTCTATCCGTTCGCCTCGGAGACCTACCACTACCACCAGCTGAACCTGTACTACGATGCCCAGCGCACCACCGTCCAGAACGTGAAGTTCGTCCTGCAGCACAAGCAGGCCGATTACGACCAGGACTTCCAGACGGCCGAAGTGAAGCACCCGAAGGGTCGCCACGGATACTCGGGATACTACAACGAGTTCAACTACGCCCAGCCCTTCGTCTACTACGCCGGAAGCCAGCGCCGCCAGGAGCAGTTCATGCGCAACGCCGGAGCCGGAATCCGCAACAGCGACGTCGATGTCTTCGACTTCGGAATCGTGTTCGAGGGCAAGCAGCAGAAGGCCGAATTCGTGTTCACCACTGCCTACGCCGACAGCCCGGTCGATGAGAAGGAGCGCTTCCTTGCTTTCTTCTCCTTCAGCCCGTACGTCTCGTCCAGCAACTTCTTTAGCTTCTTCCCCTTCTCGGGCAAGCAGTTCCAGATGTGCTTCTCCGCTACCAACGAGTACCCGAACATGCCCAAGCTGAACTTCCTGAACGCCCTGAACCTCGACAAGATCGGAAGCATGAACTGGGAGTTGTCTTACGGCGAGAAGTGCCAGGGAGGATCGCACGTTTCGATGAAGGGTAAGCTGTACCAGTCCGAGCCCTACCGTCACTTCCTGCGCATCTCCGAGGTCGGACAGGCCTGCAAACAGCAGATGGACAAGGGATACTTCCAGCTCCCGGCTTGCCAGAACGCCACCCGCCAGGCCGGTTACTTTGACCAGTACTCGTTCAACTTCGAGTACAAGGATGTGTCCGACTACGCCAAGAACATGACCTACCAGTTCTTCGACTACGCCCGTTACTTCACCTTCCCGTACTGGAGCGAGGACTACTTCTTCCAGGGCAAGCACAATCAGTTCCAGATTGACTTCCAGCTGGCTCCGTACTTCGACTACTACAACGCCTCCTTCTACGGTGCTGACCGCAGCTTCGCCATCCAGAACTACCCGATCGAGAACGAGTACGCTCGCTACTTCTTCTCCTTCCACCCCGACTTTGACTTCTCTGAGCGCATGTTCACCTACGCTTACCGCGGCAACTACCACC CGTCTTGCGTCGTCTCCAACAAGTTCGTCAACACCTTCGACGGTAAGACCTACGACTACGAGCTCGGCAGCTGCTGGCACGTCGTGCTGCACACCGTCAAGCCGGACTACTACTTCTACGCCCAGGACTCCCACTTCATGAACTCGGACTACGAATACAACTGGAAGAACGGCTTCGGAGAGGACGAGCAGATCACCATCCTGGCCCGTCACGGCGAGGACCACCAGCTGTACCTGAAGGCTATCCTCGGACAGTACAAGCAGAACGACTACAACATCGATATCATCCCGCACGGACACGACCTCCCGATGGTCTACATCAACGGCAAGCCCCAGCAGATCCACGAGAAGTACGCCGTCGAGATGTACACCAACGATGATGGCGGTGACCAGCCCCTGATCCGCGTGTACGCTCTCCCTGGCAACGAGGTGGAGATCAGCTTCCGCGACGACGACATCAAGATCGTGTTCGACGGCTACCGCGCGCGTTTCTTCGCCGACCAGTCGTACTTCAACAACTTCGTCGGTCTTTGCGGCACCAACAACGGTGAGGGCGAGGACGACTTCATCACCCCCGACCAGTGCGTCATGCGCAAGCCGGAATACTTTGCCGCCTCGTACGCCATCACTGGCATGAACTGCAGCGGACCCGCCCAGGCGTTCTACACCGAGTACCACCAGAAGGCTCAGGAGCACTGCGTCAAGCCCCAGTACTTCTACGGCAACGTGATCAGCGAGCAGGAGGCTGGCCGTTCGCGCTACAGCTACTACTACAAGGACTTTGACCTATCGGACTCGTCTTCGTCGGAGTCGGATGAGTCGGactcttcgtcgtcgtcttcgtcgtcgtcgtcgtcttcgtcttcGGAGGAGGACAAGGAGGACAACCGCGAGCACTTCTTCGAGAAACAGCAGTACACCGAGAAGGAATGCCCCGTGAAGCACCAGGCTCAGTACGTCGAGCAGGGTGACAAGATCTGCTTTACCAGCCGCCCGCTCCCGACCTGCGCTTCGCAGTGCAAGGCCGCCGAGAAGGTGCCGAAGTACGTCGATGTCCACTGTCGCGATGCTACCGATTCCGTGGCTCAACTGTTCAAGAACCAGATCCGCAAGGGAGTGAACCCGGACATGAGCAGCAAGTCGGTCACCAAGACTGTCAAGTTCTATCTGCCCAAGAAGTGTGTGCACGTCTACTAG